From the Vanessa cardui chromosome 8, ilVanCard2.1, whole genome shotgun sequence genome, the window gaaaatacGATCTCTCGAATTGGAATGCAATAATGAAGAGCAGCAAAAAGAAAATGCACGTTGTCAATTTCACGATCTCATTAGACGATTGTCGGTTGCTTTGGATTCAGATTTTTGTGATACCAATCACACCCATTCACCTGAAAGCCTTATTATCAAAGCTGCAGAACTTGTGCAAGAGATCACgagacttaaaaataaatgtatgaacACAACTGAAAATTTAACAACGATCGAACAAGATCTAAGAAGTTGCAGAGATTCCCTAGAACGTGCAAATACCGATAAGGATATGTTGCAAAGACAACTTTCCTCTCAACTTCTTGATATAGAAAGACTTAAACAAGAAAAAGAATCTCTTGCTGTTTCTAATCGAGTTCTTGAAAGAGAACTGCATGAAAGCAGGGAAAAGCTATCTCACTGTACGAAGAATCTCAATGTTGTAACTGATAACGTCAACCAAAACGAATCTATGATAATCCAATTAAAAGGTTTGTTTGCCTTTGCtacttttaatcaaaatcgaatTATgctatattcaagtaggcttttacaagtatatttaattaaaaggaaGGAATCcttctaaaatatttgtatgtgtttataaatatgtcTTTAACAATTTTAGAGGATTTGCGACATCGTGACGAAAAATATCAAAGACTACAGACTGAGTTTCGAAACACGATGGAATCCATTGCAATCCTACTTAGCTTGCCAACACGTTTTGTCGAAGCACACGAAAGCACTATCAAAGATCGTATTAGGGAAATATTGAGTGACTATAAGGATAAATCTGTGGTACGTAAACGAatctatactttattaaaatcgtacattgtaattttttttttctattcatattaattactgtaataccgtaatatttctttaaagtgCGGgcgtataattgtatttagttGGTTCTCATAAATATGtcactataatttaataaatacatgtatttgtTATATAGCAATTGGAAGCGTTAAGAGAAAAATTGGGCATGGAATCTCAGCAATTGGGTAGAACTGTTCACTTACACGATCAAGCAACGACCCGTGTGCGCATCCTCGAAGACGAACGTAATATGCTCGAAACAAAAGTTCACAAATTGGAATCTGAACTAAACGCAATGGAACTTTCCAGAGATAATCTCCGAAAGGATAAAGCAAACGTCAGTATATTCATTGAGTTAATAATACACTCTTAAGACTATATATAAACATTCTAAGAGCCGTTGTAATTGATAGATACGAGTTATTTAAGGCGACAAATAACtgtaattactttaaatgtaacaaaatatgtacACAATCATTAATACATACCTAGCTATATAAGACAcgtgattattaaaataattattgaatacatGAACAACGCGCATGATCGACAACCGGAATTACTCGTAATTGCCGCCGAATTAGACAAAAACGCTTGTAGGTACAATGATAAAATCTAaacaaattagttttatatcacAATTTTCCTTTATCTATTCTTAAACTACAAAAACATATCTCAAAGATGAGTAACAatcaagtataaataaaacataataattaactttttcccGATGCAAGTATTTACAATACTGTTACAGTTCGTGGCATTCCTCGAGCGTCTCAGCCGCACTCTTAATATGGATGAGTTGACCCAGGATATCGGCGTAGAACTACACACTGAATCCATTATACACCGAGCAGAGCAACTCGCACGACTTGAGAGCGATAAAATTGTAGACAAGGTCAGTCACTATAGCATATCACGGGAAAGGAAAAATTAAGATCAGTTTACATTCCTTtcgtactatataatatatttagatttataagcTGGGCTTGACGCGTTTCAATGAGAACgtttttacaaatgtataataaaatactgataCTTAACAACTATACAATGTTATCCAGTAATTTCGTTTTGAGTTCCAGAATTCAGATAAAATAAGACTAATGTTTGAATACAATGCAATacttgtttcttttattttttcttgttgtGTCGCTTTGTATTTTGCGTATATTGATTTAACCACTATCATTTATCTTCACGTTGTGCTTGGAGTAACTGACAACGAGAGGGTTATAAATCAGTTAGTTTGGAATTCAATGCCCGCAAAGGCACGTATAAGaattgcaatttaaatatattcgtcaGGATAAAACGATACAATGCTAgcggttaatttaataaatgtgtgtTTTATGTAGCTGCTATATTACGGATACTATGGCACACTCCCGAGGCTGCGAAGAGAACGATCTTTCCATGATTTACCTTATCTTAAAGAAGTAAGATTTGTACCATTCAAAATTGGCTTGGCATTGTTAAACTAGGTTTAATCCCGCTCACCTATATTGTAATTACGCTCAGTCATCGATGACACTTATTGATAAACGACAAAAACACCGTAAATAATTAGACACTGCCGAAATATCCACCAAATCATTTGTTCGTAACAAAAAAACACTTCATGACAGCCTGTTAGACATTCCTAAAATTATAGCAAACGTCATTATAATCACTGAAATGTAGATAGATTGACAATAAGTATTTTGGAATGAATATTTTACGATATAATGATTCTTTAATgtcattttttaatgaatatgttGAATAATCGCATGAGGACTATTCCAGACCGCCGTAGTGTATCAACTCCAGCGTCGAATACGAATTTTAAGGGAACAACTGCAAAGAAAAGATTTACACTTGGATCTACTTCGGCGTAAGCTTAGTGTGCAGGTAATTTATGTACAACATTACCAGTGAAGTATGCAGcacattttattagtttttaatttttgcttaACTCTGTATACCATCTCTCAATTTTGGTCACATAAATGACAAAAACGTGCAATCATGTGACCTTTTTAATGAACCGTTTCTATacgcaaaaaatatttacttacttaacTATGTAGGGGGCCGACATTATGATGCTAGACTGCCTTCGTCGTTTTTATTGGCATTTGTCTTTGAAAATTTGCTTTAATTCATCCTAGTCTACACAAGTTACAAGGCAAACAAAAgcacaaaataataatgtgttcttctgtacataataaaacaataaattaaatatcatcatTACGTAACTATAAAGCTGgtaaaaacactattttatatacatatgtaaatgtatatgtttaacTTGTATAAACTTTCAACCCAATGATGCACcatacagtttttgaaaaaacaTCTACCTGTTAATGCCTTCATCTTTCGTCTATCTTTTACCTTCAATAAAAGTACCtaaacttttttaatgaaattgtattacatttaaaaaaaactgggattaatatttattgattcatACAATACAGGAAGAGAGTTCAAGAGTGCGTGCAGTCCTGCAAGCCGAACGAGACGAGGCGTTGAGTCGCAGTAAAAAACTAGCGCGTCAGTGCGACAAACTGGGCGTACAGCTGAGCGACGCACGCGCACAGGTCCGCGATCTAAATGCACAGCTCGCCGACGCCGCAGAATACAAGGTACCTTTTGTGCTGAggtaaacaaatattgtaaggatctttaaatcattaaaaactattaaattatgATTCAATAACCATCTGTCCACAAGATAGTATAGTGTGATGGTTGTGTGCGCAAGCGCATGTTGAACGCAAGCGCGTTGTGCGCTCTCTGTTATCCTGTGATCTGAAGGAACAGCGATCCGATATAACTAGAAATATATGAGGGCAGAATCAGTCTGCCTTATCGACTAACGAGAGAgatcgtttttaaaataaaaataaataataaataaatatgagacaacatcacatatattactctgatcccaacgtaagtagctaaagcacttgttatggaaaatcagaagtaacgatggtaccacaaacacccagacccaagacaacatagaaaactaatgataacctacaggaatcgaactcgggacctcggagtggcgtacccgtgaaaaccggtgtaaacaccactcgaccacggaggtcgtcgagaTAGAAAAATCCTATTGTATAGTAAAAGATATCAATCAGTAATAATAAGTTCAGTAAAAGTTTGAATCTAGTTAGGACTTAAGGACTGAATTAAATCAATCATACGAAATAAACTACTTttgattacatataaaatacaatataatgtatgtacaaATAGCAGGCGATTCTCGTTAAAACTTTCATTTATctaacatcattttttttataaatcaagacATAATACCTCTTTGGTATTAAATCGCATAGCGCAGACCTGCTTCGGTATCGATTGTACTTATATTCACTGGAATAATTTGCTTGCAAGGTTAAAGTGATTTACTAGTTACAAAGGTGGTCTTATTCTAAGATATTCTTTCAAATCGCTCGATTGTTCTTCGATCATATTCAGTTTAATAATGAACATAAGGATGATGGAAATATGTAAAAGAAACAGTGATTTAATACAGATCATTCGATCATAGCATAATAACTTCTAAATACGAAAATAATGGGATTCATTGTTTAATAGTTccgtaatttttcttttttggttTTGTGAATACaagttacaaacaaaaaatattgaaaatatttcccAACGTTTTCTTTAACTTTTTTCTCTATTCTGGTAAATACAAAAACACCAAAGTAGTTGTAAAAGGTTAATcgtttagtatttgttttatttgggtATCATTAAATAATTCCTTAAAATTGCAGGTAGCAACCAAATACTTCTATATATCatgattgttattatttataagtcatggtttaatttaataataatagtatattatttctattatgtaAATTTCACGGAAGTCTTTCGCAGTAAAGGCCAGggccatttttattaaaatattgattccttacctgtataatatacatacatacgtatagtatataaatacaataacaatatacttATTCATATACGACCACGCACaatgcatataatattataattgtaaaacaaattccTGGTAAGTATACCAACGGAACAAATAAACAGTGATTTAAAGACGCATAACAAAGACGTCGAGGTCTAGAAATATcgtgattataaatttaaagctatcagcaaatacatacaaaaacaatcatatcgaaccgagatggcccagtggttagaacgcgtgcatcttaaccgatgattgcgggttcaaaccctggcaagcaccgctgaatattcatgtgcttaaggtgtgtttatacttcatctcgtgctcgacggtaaaggaaaacatcgtgaggaaacttgcacgtgtctaatttcattgaaattctgccacatgtgtattccaccgactcCCATTTGGAACAGCatgatggaatatattccaagcctTAGCTTCAACGGAAGAGGAGGCAAggctcagcagtgagaaatttacagactgtggTTGTTTGTTGTTGGATGATTCATCTTTTACAATATCAAATATGGTTATGTTTTCAATCTGGATATAGATAGCTTCACTAGAACGAGCACGAAAAATAGAGGAGCTACAAAAGAAACTCGACGAAGCGGAATTACTCCGAACGAGATACAATCGTAAAGTCAACGTCTTAAAAGACCAAGTGAGATCAACTGGGGAAACGTTCGAACAAGAGAGATCGACCGCGGAACATCAAATTAATATGCTGAGGGACGAGCTTTCCAGAACAAAGGAAGCTCTCGCTGAATGTCAAAGGAGAGAAGCACAGTTACAAAGCTTTAGGTATGTGTCGTAACTTTGCATTATACtcttttaaaaatcgattttattcatatttgccAATAAAGTCTTACTTTAAATAGTCAAAATAATCATATAGATTACATATTAATTCAAtgtgtatgttataaaaatgaaattttacgtTCGCTGAAGTTCAATGTAATGCAAAAATGGTCATAAAATTCGGGATGTTTTTACGTCCGAGCCAACTGTTCTTGCAAATTTCGTCCACCCAGGGCTATTACCTTCACACGAAATCATACAAGAACGGTTTACCCTTAACCTTGATGTTTTAAATCAAGACTTGCTACGGCCTACAAAACGTAATCGAATTACATTGACACATTATGGGGCCATGATTTCAATGAGaaccaaatattataaataaaataaatttatttcgtataatgataatttagagtgcgtaatataaatatttatatttttattcagaaaa encodes:
- the LOC124531755 gene encoding coiled-coil domain-containing protein 170, yielding MEEEKSKEEIEDWKVYEALRSKSPTEMEADVGNDVVTSLRSDLAALQYKRDKLTSENNDLKNQMLSRDQRILEQQVEIDHLREQNARQNAIISSLKKKIQDLEEFQRNLQASQGRSDLTVQTLQRDNRYCEEKIKDLEKKIRSLELECNNEEQQKENARCQFHDLIRRLSVALDSDFCDTNHTHSPESLIIKAAELVQEITRLKNKCMNTTENLTTIEQDLRSCRDSLERANTDKDMLQRQLSSQLLDIERLKQEKESLAVSNRVLERELHESREKLSHCTKNLNVVTDNVNQNESMIIQLKEDLRHRDEKYQRLQTEFRNTMESIAILLSLPTRFVEAHESTIKDRIREILSDYKDKSVQLEALREKLGMESQQLGRTVHLHDQATTRVRILEDERNMLETKVHKLESELNAMELSRDNLRKDKANFVAFLERLSRTLNMDELTQDIGVELHTESIIHRAEQLARLESDKIVDKTAVVYQLQRRIRILREQLQRKDLHLDLLRRKLSVQEESSRVRAVLQAERDEALSRSKKLARQCDKLGVQLSDARAQVRDLNAQLADAAEYKIASLERARKIEELQKKLDEAELLRTRYNRKVNVLKDQVRSTGETFEQERSTAEHQINMLRDELSRTKEALAECQRREAQLQSFRNSIAKLLGILVPSSVSDFEMVSRLQKLIDAHHDFTIVSRRYDDPALLRASSRSPPPSRCRTRTPDRSLRYDDSGYADPAFDLEDELYKGRAPL